From a single Nymphaea colorata isolate Beijing-Zhang1983 chromosome 4, ASM883128v2, whole genome shotgun sequence genomic region:
- the LOC126409975 gene encoding uncharacterized protein LOC126409975 — protein MRLKQRELEKSLASKHTSQFDPISLDNFDDLEPWIKEEPGTIFDDEDLECFNLEAEATEGFVDEGESATADAEYVGEDLPILDDEEEEEEDEDEDDEDYE, from the exons atgaggttgaaacaaag agaattagaaaaatcattagcaagtaagcacacatctcagttcgatcctatcagcttggacaattttgacgatctagagccatggattaAAGAAGAACCAggtacaatatttgatgatgaagatcttgaatgcttcaaccttgaagctgaagcaacagaaggctttgttgatgaaggagagtctgctactgctgatgctgaatatgttggtgaagatcttccaattcttgacgatgaagaagaagaagaagaagatgaagatgaagatgatgaagattatgaatga